The proteins below are encoded in one region of Candidatus Eremiobacterota bacterium:
- a CDS encoding GTP-binding protein produces the protein MDKAQELFKEFPPAVRQELDRWWNLLSDEQKAETARVVEMLKPLVQGKVGLIRDLLRLMEDQYTPLLFPRSRIAIVGPVNAGKTTLFNQFMEKKEDKGKVSPVPGTTREIRQAEAGFWQVVDTPGADHGTNVGDEEKMKALDAAAQADFIIALFDASHGVTASGRELYKEILAARKPHVVALNKIDLVKKDLKEIIADTAKALGLQEEQICAVSAAKGENMGSLVSAIVKADSRVLHSMGRVMPQYRHMLAQRWILGASSSAGVIGLTPIPFVDLIPLTALQCAMVLNVASIYGYKITFARAKELIATFGAGIAARTLFEQLSKLGGIPGWILAAAIASATTAAIGFTAEKWFEKGEKVSAATFSRMAKKLTDEIIPRLTSLGKKKPDKEKLEKAITRALEEGGD, from the coding sequence ATGGACAAGGCGCAGGAGTTGTTCAAGGAGTTCCCCCCGGCGGTGAGGCAGGAGCTCGACAGGTGGTGGAACCTGCTGAGCGATGAGCAGAAGGCTGAAACAGCCCGTGTGGTGGAGATGCTGAAGCCCCTGGTCCAGGGAAAGGTGGGCCTCATCAGGGATCTTCTCAGGCTGATGGAGGATCAATACACCCCTCTCCTGTTTCCCAGGAGCAGGATTGCCATTGTCGGCCCCGTCAACGCCGGAAAGACCACCCTTTTCAACCAGTTCATGGAGAAAAAAGAGGACAAGGGCAAGGTGAGCCCCGTCCCGGGGACCACCAGGGAGATCCGCCAGGCGGAGGCGGGTTTCTGGCAGGTGGTGGACACCCCTGGAGCCGATCATGGCACCAATGTCGGTGACGAGGAAAAGATGAAGGCACTGGATGCCGCCGCCCAGGCTGATTTCATAATAGCGCTCTTCGATGCATCACACGGAGTCACCGCTTCGGGCAGAGAGCTTTATAAGGAAATACTCGCCGCCCGGAAGCCCCATGTCGTGGCCCTCAACAAGATTGACCTGGTGAAAAAGGACCTGAAGGAGATTATTGCCGATACCGCAAAGGCTCTGGGCCTCCAGGAAGAGCAGATCTGCGCGGTGAGCGCCGCAAAAGGTGAAAACATGGGATCCCTTGTCTCGGCAATCGTGAAAGCCGACAGCAGGGTCCTTCATAGCATGGGCAGGGTCATGCCCCAGTACCGGCACATGCTCGCCCAGCGCTGGATACTGGGCGCCTCAAGCTCGGCAGGGGTCATCGGGCTCACCCCCATTCCCTTTGTTGACCTCATCCCCCTCACCGCCCTCCAGTGCGCCATGGTGCTCAACGTCGCCTCGATTTACGGCTATAAAATCACTTTTGCGCGGGCCAAGGAGCTTATCGCCACCTTTGGGGCGGGGATAGCGGCCAGGACCCTTTTCGAGCAGCTCAGCAAGCTCGGGGGAATCCCGGGATGGATTCTCGCCGCCGCCATAGCATCGGCCACAACTGCCGCCATAGGCTTCACCGCCGAGAAATGGTTTGAAAAGGGAGAGAAGGTATCGGCGGCGACATTCTCCCGGATGGCGAAGAAACTGACCGACGAGATCATCCCCCGCCTCACCTCCCTGGGAAAAAAGAAGCCCGACAAGGAGAAGCTTGAAAAGGCCATCACGAGAGCCCTGGAGGAGGGCGGCGACTGA
- a CDS encoding serine/threonine-protein kinase, whose protein sequence is MKEPLTTGTVLNERYRITGIIDSGGMSTIYHAEDQRLGSRWAIKELMVVTQDKEEQNIIQAQFKKEAEILSQLSHPNLPKVFDYFVQGEREFLVEEYVEGKNLLSLVDERESFPEEEVVSWALQVCECLVYIHEKGIVYRDLKPSNIIVRENGTVKLLDFGIARIYSSGKTQDTIIMGTPGYSPPEQYGKSQTDARSDIFSLGATMHFLLSRRDPGSNPFAFPPLTQLNSCFSPAIEAIVAKAVMTDPALRFQSAREMRDALARKNEAVVNELVFDYGAGDPAWQPYALASAVLAAIDVGLTVINPVWAIDLLLFGMLPFVASLPPVLYGELKKRSGVRIMTRESGITFFSPGGKLQAAWDDVESLVFSVKKASPHGTPLVAEVEVRTRNGKFSYDTSPMPPGGVSLSLRNHEALTELIIKRAKLRQKSPGSHIYTRG, encoded by the coding sequence ATGAAAGAACCGCTGACCACTGGAACAGTATTGAACGAGCGTTACCGCATCACCGGCATCATAGATTCCGGCGGCATGAGCACCATCTATCATGCGGAGGACCAGCGCCTGGGAAGCCGCTGGGCTATCAAGGAGCTCATGGTGGTGACCCAGGACAAGGAAGAGCAGAACATCATCCAGGCCCAGTTCAAGAAGGAGGCCGAGATACTCTCGCAGCTCTCCCATCCCAACCTGCCCAAGGTCTTTGATTATTTTGTCCAGGGCGAGCGGGAGTTCCTCGTGGAGGAGTACGTGGAAGGCAAAAACCTCCTCTCTCTTGTCGATGAAAGGGAGTCCTTCCCGGAGGAGGAAGTAGTGAGCTGGGCGCTCCAGGTCTGCGAGTGCCTCGTTTACATCCATGAGAAAGGGATTGTGTATCGCGATCTCAAGCCTTCCAACATCATCGTGAGGGAGAACGGCACGGTGAAGCTCCTGGATTTCGGCATCGCGAGGATTTACTCATCGGGGAAAACCCAGGATACCATCATCATGGGCACGCCCGGCTACTCGCCTCCCGAGCAGTACGGGAAAAGCCAGACTGACGCCCGCTCCGATATATTCAGCCTGGGAGCCACCATGCATTTTCTCCTCTCGAGGCGCGACCCGGGGAGTAACCCCTTTGCCTTCCCTCCCCTCACCCAGCTGAACAGTTGCTTTTCGCCGGCCATTGAGGCCATAGTCGCCAAGGCGGTGATGACCGATCCGGCCCTGCGGTTCCAGAGCGCAAGGGAGATGAGAGACGCCCTGGCCAGGAAGAACGAGGCGGTCGTGAATGAGCTGGTATTTGACTATGGCGCGGGAGACCCGGCGTGGCAGCCCTATGCCCTGGCATCGGCTGTCCTCGCCGCCATTGACGTGGGCCTCACGGTCATCAACCCCGTCTGGGCCATTGACCTTCTCCTTTTCGGGATGCTGCCCTTTGTGGCGTCCCTGCCGCCTGTCCTCTACGGTGAGCTGAAAAAGCGCTCCGGCGTGAGGATTATGACGCGCGAAAGCGGCATCACCTTCTTCTCGCCTGGGGGGAAGCTCCAGGCAGCCTGGGATGACGTTGAATCACTTGTCTTTTCCGTGAAAAAGGCATCGCCCCATGGCACTCCTCTTGTGGCTGAAGTCGAGGTCCGCACGCGCAACGGGAAATTCTCCTATGATACCTCGCCGATGCCACCGGGAGGGGTATCGCTTTCGCTGAGAAACCATGAAGCCCTCACGGAGCTCATCATCAAGAGGGCGAAGCTCCGCCAGAAATCACCCGGCTCCCACATCTACACCAGGGGCTGA
- a CDS encoding type II toxin-antitoxin system VapC family toxin — protein sequence MSGTRVLDSYALLSFFQGERGSAQVEALLNQAEQSGDNLLMSAVNWGEVYYSIMRKLGAAVADEKAAQIDLMALDIIDADKVLTRTAAQMKASHSLAYGDCFAAALAKQRKGELVTGDREFEVLADEIRILWI from the coding sequence ATGAGCGGCACCAGGGTGCTTGACAGCTACGCGCTGCTCTCTTTTTTCCAGGGAGAGCGGGGCTCCGCGCAGGTGGAAGCCCTGCTGAACCAGGCGGAGCAATCGGGAGACAACCTGCTCATGTCGGCGGTGAACTGGGGCGAAGTCTATTATTCCATCATGCGGAAGCTTGGAGCTGCCGTTGCAGATGAAAAGGCCGCGCAGATCGACCTGATGGCACTCGATATCATCGACGCTGACAAGGTGCTGACCCGGACCGCGGCGCAGATGAAGGCCTCTCATTCCCTTGCCTACGGGGACTGCTTTGCCGCCGCCCTCGCAAAGCAGAGAAAAGGCGAGCTGGTCACCGGCGACCGGGAGTTCGAGGTCCTGGCCGATGAAATAAGGATACTCTGGATATAG
- a CDS encoding UPF0280 family protein has product MHPLCRCLPGERAEDIDLMEGRYRERHYRRTVSPGPLVPFTVTYRESDLFVLSRPGLPREALEALKEAWGIIEKYGLSHPPFLTSLEPLATDWQAHPLVTEMMEGARAAGVGPMAAVAGAVAEYVGKALLCLSTEVIVENGGDIFISSTRARAVRIFTDNTCFGDKVVIEVDSFPAGLCTSSGVIGPSLSFGRADAASVLSPSAALADAAATALGNLVKTEDDVEEAIEKAKTIEGVKGIVVIIGRKIGLWGDLRLAK; this is encoded by the coding sequence GTGCACCCTCTGTGTCGATGCCTGCCCGGTGAACGTGCTGAAGATATCGATCTGATGGAAGGGCGCTACAGGGAGAGGCATTACAGGAGGACCGTTTCACCGGGTCCTCTGGTTCCCTTCACGGTGACGTACAGGGAGTCGGATCTTTTCGTCCTGAGCAGGCCGGGACTCCCGCGGGAAGCCCTGGAAGCCCTCAAGGAAGCCTGGGGCATCATAGAGAAGTATGGGCTGAGCCATCCCCCCTTCCTTACGTCACTGGAGCCTCTCGCCACAGATTGGCAGGCCCACCCCCTCGTGACGGAGATGATGGAAGGGGCCAGGGCTGCCGGCGTAGGACCGATGGCGGCCGTGGCCGGCGCCGTGGCCGAATACGTGGGGAAGGCGCTCCTTTGCCTTTCAACTGAAGTGATCGTAGAAAACGGCGGCGATATCTTCATTTCCTCCACAAGGGCCAGGGCCGTGAGAATCTTCACCGACAACACCTGTTTCGGGGACAAGGTGGTGATTGAGGTTGACAGTTTTCCCGCGGGACTCTGCACCTCGTCGGGGGTGATAGGGCCCTCGCTCAGCTTCGGCAGGGCCGATGCCGCCTCGGTGCTCTCCCCTTCAGCAGCCCTGGCGGATGCAGCAGCCACGGCACTGGGAAACCTGGTGAAGACAGAGGATGACGTGGAGGAGGCCATTGAAAAGGCTAAGACCATCGAAGGCGTGAAAGGAATAGTGGTTATCATCGGCAGGAAGATTGGCCTCTGGGGAGACCTGCGCCTGGCGAAGTGA
- a CDS encoding 4Fe-4S dicluster domain-containing protein — protein MMTRTQRFILTFPQGLIEEPITYVLVKEYDLKFNILNARITPTEEGKLVLELKGDAENLEKAIAFVKQKGVQIEAISKEITRDDERCIHCGACTAVCPSSALSLDREDYEVKLNKDRCIMCTLCVDACPVNVLKISI, from the coding sequence ATGATGACCCGCACACAGCGTTTTATCCTCACCTTTCCGCAGGGCCTCATAGAAGAGCCCATCACCTACGTGCTTGTCAAGGAATATGACCTCAAGTTCAACATCCTGAATGCAAGGATCACGCCCACCGAGGAAGGAAAACTGGTCCTGGAGCTTAAAGGCGATGCAGAGAACCTCGAGAAGGCAATCGCCTTTGTGAAGCAGAAAGGAGTGCAGATTGAAGCCATATCCAAGGAGATCACCAGGGATGACGAGCGCTGCATCCACTGCGGCGCCTGCACTGCAGTGTGCCCCTCTTCTGCGCTCTCCCTCGACAGGGAGGACTACGAGGTAAAGCTCAATAAGGACAGGTGCATCATGTGCACCCTCTGTGTCGATGCCTGCCCGGTGAACGTGCTGAAGATATCGATCTGA
- a CDS encoding VCBS repeat-containing protein: MRDKRSLTLFLLAIAAVMLITGGSALPQDDYTPPKAGQIYKTMQCDLNGDGVREKIAVKVTKVIDEGWLGQLIVMDEKGKVLWEGPKGKDVKDSTPLVMRSLDWGVSLPELLADIDGDGKVEMLVPEPISDVRPCYYRSFRWNGKGFDFLQSRALIESAPKSGLYKWSSTKEYKTRWIMNFSQGKSGSALLVGAYDMTDGCSYGRAEVKPAPGGFKIVRWIEPMKKSE, from the coding sequence ATGCGGGATAAAAGAAGCTTGACATTGTTCCTGCTGGCAATTGCGGCGGTTATGCTCATTACGGGGGGATCAGCTCTCCCGCAGGACGACTACACGCCGCCCAAAGCGGGGCAGATTTACAAGACCATGCAATGTGATCTCAACGGTGACGGCGTCCGTGAAAAGATCGCCGTGAAAGTGACGAAAGTAATTGACGAGGGATGGCTCGGGCAGCTCATTGTCATGGACGAGAAAGGCAAGGTGCTCTGGGAAGGTCCGAAGGGGAAAGACGTCAAGGACTCAACCCCTCTTGTCATGCGCTCACTTGACTGGGGTGTGAGCCTCCCCGAGCTGCTTGCGGACATCGACGGCGACGGCAAGGTCGAGATGCTCGTGCCCGAGCCCATCTCGGACGTAAGGCCATGCTATTACCGGAGCTTCCGCTGGAACGGGAAGGGCTTTGACTTCCTGCAGTCCAGGGCCCTCATCGAATCGGCACCGAAATCAGGCCTCTATAAATGGAGCAGCACCAAGGAATACAAAACACGGTGGATCATGAACTTTTCCCAGGGGAAAAGCGGGAGCGCCCTGCTGGTGGGTGCCTATGACATGACTGACGGGTGCTCCTACGGCAGGGCCGAGGTGAAGCCTGCGCCGGGGGGGTTCAAAATCGTGCGGTGGATCGAGCCTATGAAAAAATCAGAGTAA
- a CDS encoding diguanylate cyclase — translation MTIMRNFRFFALGGSLLFLVIFLAASLTAARGAEIYTLMATRSSPSLGIYNIQYLKTSINKDEHLTNGYYYLSDFQFKKAIAELEICIKEHLQSAEHRDPLLLSEAYSFIGYCHLNMRNPGEAVKSLEHALSLNPKNEAAHFFIANEYFLDGKMDRMKQHLVEAIDINPKFVAALRMLAESYKDEGNGKLAITYYKKLVDILPNSGYYRFQLYRVLSSMGYYKDAEEQIKALMKIEPNFALNFARLGEISLKQKKYENALGAYERLSQDKQYAVQGFLGKAGVYIEMGKLEEASNEVKQANKLAPNSKDVRDVSFQIEMIREEKRRRVLQSSLVVGLILLLISLLCFYIYSTHRRHYILSIISKFNERIEQIYDIKELGLFLPEFFSKIMSLKQGFLLLYNRQNNSLSALSADRMKDKEFGNFQIVTGNEVTNWIIQESKPIMALRDIERSKLFEEAFPSLMERLKQRDMGYIVTLKEKNSCVGFVVLGNEKKDEALQFTQNDLLLPLTTIAAQSLQTLYLFETSIIDELTGLYNKRYFYQTLTLELRRADRYQQPCSLLTFDLDDFKKLNDTYGHAQGDQVLKEIGAIVRNSIREGIDVGIRSGGEEFNIILPATNMDLGCTVGERIRAAVEEHSFEGFDKPVRITVSIGISTYPDHARSDSELIKTSDQALYLAKRTGKNRISKASELDTAKQRKPYRTEFLLENRFDHLNIKDDATGLFNFSYFSLRIKEEIKRANRYKSPCSLLVLRPSPPLDEEHAEEVMQQLSIMVKSNLREGIDTPTRLSDESIGMIVPETPREKAFILAERLKAIIDKKQIMAGSVLISVCIGLSSYPECSSSANELMESASRALKRTRTEDEKVIVASLL, via the coding sequence ATGACAATAATGAGGAATTTCAGGTTTTTCGCCCTTGGAGGCTCCCTTCTTTTCCTTGTTATTTTCCTTGCGGCATCACTCACCGCAGCCCGCGGAGCCGAGATATACACCCTCATGGCCACGCGCTCATCACCCTCGCTGGGCATATATAATATTCAATATTTAAAGACTTCTATCAACAAGGATGAGCATCTCACAAACGGCTACTACTACCTCAGCGATTTCCAGTTCAAGAAAGCCATAGCAGAGCTTGAGATATGCATAAAGGAACATTTGCAGAGTGCGGAGCACCGCGATCCTCTCCTCCTCTCCGAGGCTTATTCCTTCATCGGTTACTGCCATCTCAACATGAGAAATCCCGGGGAGGCAGTGAAGAGCCTTGAACATGCACTCTCGCTGAATCCCAAGAATGAGGCCGCCCATTTCTTCATCGCCAACGAATATTTCCTTGACGGCAAGATGGACAGGATGAAACAGCACCTCGTTGAGGCCATTGACATCAATCCCAAGTTCGTGGCAGCCCTCAGGATGCTCGCCGAGTCCTACAAGGACGAGGGCAACGGGAAGCTCGCCATCACCTATTACAAGAAGCTCGTCGATATCCTTCCCAACTCGGGGTATTACCGGTTCCAGCTTTACAGGGTCCTCTCCTCGATGGGGTACTACAAGGATGCCGAGGAGCAGATCAAGGCCCTTATGAAGATTGAGCCCAATTTCGCCCTCAACTTCGCCCGCCTTGGAGAGATATCCCTGAAGCAGAAAAAATATGAGAATGCCCTTGGCGCTTACGAGAGGCTCTCGCAGGACAAGCAGTACGCCGTCCAGGGCTTCCTGGGAAAGGCCGGTGTCTATATTGAGATGGGAAAGCTCGAGGAGGCCTCCAATGAGGTAAAGCAAGCCAACAAGCTTGCTCCCAACAGCAAGGATGTGAGGGATGTTTCATTCCAGATTGAGATGATCCGCGAGGAAAAGAGGCGGAGAGTTCTCCAGTCCTCTCTCGTGGTGGGCCTCATCCTTCTCCTCATAAGCCTTCTATGCTTCTATATCTACTCAACACACCGGCGGCACTATATCCTCTCCATCATCTCCAAGTTCAACGAGAGAATAGAGCAGATATACGATATCAAGGAGCTTGGCCTCTTCCTGCCGGAGTTTTTCTCTAAAATCATGTCGCTCAAGCAGGGCTTCCTGCTTCTCTACAACAGGCAGAACAACTCTCTCTCGGCCCTCAGTGCCGACAGGATGAAGGACAAGGAGTTCGGGAACTTCCAGATTGTCACGGGGAATGAGGTGACCAACTGGATTATCCAGGAATCGAAGCCAATCATGGCTCTCAGGGACATAGAGCGCTCAAAGCTCTTTGAAGAGGCCTTTCCAAGCCTTATGGAGCGTCTCAAGCAGCGTGACATGGGCTATATTGTCACTTTAAAGGAGAAAAACTCCTGTGTCGGTTTTGTGGTGCTCGGCAACGAGAAAAAGGACGAGGCCCTCCAGTTCACCCAGAATGACCTGCTGCTCCCCCTCACCACCATTGCAGCCCAGTCCCTCCAGACCCTCTACCTCTTCGAGACGTCCATCATCGACGAGCTCACCGGCCTTTACAACAAGAGGTACTTTTACCAGACCCTCACCCTGGAGCTCAGGAGGGCAGATCGCTACCAGCAGCCCTGCTCGCTGCTGACCTTTGACCTCGATGACTTCAAGAAGCTCAACGATACTTACGGCCATGCCCAGGGAGACCAGGTCCTCAAGGAGATCGGGGCAATCGTGAGAAACAGCATCAGGGAAGGCATTGACGTGGGAATCAGGTCCGGCGGCGAGGAATTCAACATCATCCTCCCTGCCACGAACATGGACCTGGGGTGCACTGTCGGCGAGAGGATAAGGGCTGCCGTTGAAGAGCACAGCTTTGAGGGCTTTGACAAGCCTGTCAGGATCACGGTGAGCATCGGCATCTCGACGTACCCCGACCATGCCCGCAGCGATTCCGAGCTTATCAAGACGTCGGACCAGGCGCTCTATCTTGCAAAGAGGACCGGGAAGAACAGGATTTCAAAGGCCAGCGAGCTTGACACCGCGAAGCAGAGAAAGCCTTACAGGACCGAGTTCCTGCTGGAGAACAGGTTCGACCACCTCAATATCAAGGATGATGCCACGGGGCTCTTCAATTTCTCCTACTTCTCCCTCCGCATCAAGGAGGAGATCAAGAGGGCGAACCGCTACAAGTCTCCCTGCTCGCTCCTTGTGCTGAGGCCCTCCCCCCCCCTTGACGAGGAGCATGCCGAAGAGGTGATGCAGCAGCTCTCCATCATGGTGAAATCAAACCTCCGCGAGGGAATTGACACTCCCACGAGGCTCTCCGACGAGTCCATCGGCATGATTGTGCCTGAAACGCCAAGGGAGAAAGCCTTTATCCTGGCCGAGCGCCTCAAGGCCATCATCGACAAAAAGCAGATCATGGCCGGCAGCGTTCTCATATCGGTCTGCATAGGGCTCTCATCATACCCCGAGTGCTCCTCTTCGGCAAACGAGCTGATGGAGTCAGCCTCGAGGGCCCTCAAGCGCACCCGCACCGAGGATGAGAAGGTCATCGTGGCGTCGCTTCTCTGA
- a CDS encoding homocysteine biosynthesis protein codes for MKTYDEINEKIKKGKAVVLTAEEIIPLVEKKGAQEVSREVDVVTTGTFGAMCSSGAFINFGHSDPPIKMHKVWLNDVPVFGGLAAVDAYIGATEPSDSQGIAYGGGHVIEELVAGKPVHLLATARPTDCYPRRRIDTYIDLGAVNQAYLYNPRNAYQNYVAATNSSSRTIYTYMGKLLPSMGNATYSTSGQLSPLINDPRCRAIGVGTRIFLGGGVGYVVWEGTQHNTGREKNEKGIPIGPGATIAVAGDLRGMNARYLRGATFHNYGATLYVGIGTAVPLLDEEMVSSVAIRDEDILVPVFDYSVEKRSRPELARFTFSELRSGSVTIRGKVIKTAPLSSYRMAREIAGTLKSWIKKGDFLLTTPVRPLEESLTAKPLEIRGREA; via the coding sequence TTGAAGACTTATGACGAAATCAACGAGAAGATAAAGAAAGGGAAAGCCGTAGTCCTCACCGCGGAAGAGATTATCCCCCTGGTGGAAAAGAAGGGGGCTCAGGAGGTCTCCAGGGAAGTGGACGTGGTGACGACAGGCACCTTCGGCGCCATGTGCTCTTCCGGGGCCTTCATCAATTTCGGCCATTCCGACCCTCCCATCAAGATGCACAAGGTGTGGCTCAATGATGTGCCCGTATTCGGGGGCCTTGCGGCCGTAGATGCCTATATAGGGGCCACGGAGCCTTCGGACTCGCAGGGGATTGCTTACGGCGGGGGGCATGTGATTGAAGAGCTGGTGGCGGGAAAGCCGGTGCACCTTCTTGCCACGGCAAGGCCCACTGACTGCTATCCCCGCAGAAGGATTGACACCTATATTGATCTCGGCGCGGTAAACCAGGCATACCTCTACAACCCCAGGAATGCTTACCAGAACTATGTCGCGGCCACCAACTCATCTTCAAGGACCATCTATACCTATATGGGAAAGCTCCTGCCCTCCATGGGGAATGCGACATACTCCACTTCCGGCCAGCTCTCGCCCCTTATCAATGACCCGCGGTGCCGCGCCATCGGCGTGGGAACAAGAATCTTTCTGGGAGGAGGCGTGGGGTACGTGGTGTGGGAAGGAACGCAGCACAACACGGGAAGGGAAAAAAATGAAAAAGGAATTCCCATAGGGCCGGGCGCCACCATAGCCGTGGCAGGCGACCTGAGGGGAATGAATGCACGGTACCTCAGGGGCGCCACCTTTCACAATTACGGCGCCACCCTTTACGTGGGAATAGGCACGGCCGTCCCGCTGCTCGACGAGGAGATGGTTTCCTCGGTGGCGATAAGGGATGAGGATATCCTTGTGCCTGTCTTTGATTACAGCGTGGAGAAAAGAAGCCGCCCTGAGCTGGCAAGGTTCACCTTCAGCGAGCTGCGAAGCGGCTCCGTCACCATAAGGGGCAAGGTGATTAAAACTGCGCCGCTCTCAAGCTACAGGATGGCCAGGGAGATTGCCGGGACACTGAAATCGTGGATAAAGAAGGGCGATTTTCTCCTTACCACACCAGTGAGGCCTCTTGAAGAGTCTTTGACTGCGAAGCCTCTTGAGATAAGGGGGAGGGAAGCATGA
- a CDS encoding AbrB/MazE/SpoVT family DNA-binding domain-containing protein, with protein MHTSKVTSKGQIVIPSRLRKKYGIREGTKICFIDDDSRIVIEPISERFYREQRGSLRGSGILEALLEERKRDREKE; from the coding sequence ATGCATACGTCAAAAGTGACTTCAAAAGGGCAGATCGTGATTCCTTCGAGGCTCAGGAAGAAATACGGGATAAGGGAAGGGACCAAGATCTGCTTTATCGACGATGACTCCAGGATTGTCATAGAACCCATCAGCGAGCGGTTTTACCGGGAGCAGCGGGGCTCCCTGAGAGGATCGGGCATTCTCGAGGCCCTGCTCGAGGAGCGGAAAAGGGACAGGGAAAAGGAATGA
- a CDS encoding zinc ribbon domain-containing protein: MSSQQEIVFGSLARLWASRDKESSFVIINADVPRNYYVQFSTAPGDILCGEAVGNAHLKEEHRIPESRMEELLSKGWEQESEPGSSPFRQWHIAGEASLREVASEVVELLGRVYGIPRGQAITIEEDTWGPRETSISIPGEGLVSISDEGPSLFCPSCGTPRKGDDDFCGECGERFSP; this comes from the coding sequence ATGAGTTCTCAGCAAGAGATAGTCTTCGGCTCCCTTGCCCGCCTCTGGGCCAGCAGGGACAAGGAAAGCAGCTTTGTCATCATCAATGCCGATGTGCCCAGGAATTACTACGTGCAGTTCTCCACGGCTCCCGGAGATATTCTTTGCGGCGAGGCGGTGGGAAATGCCCACCTGAAAGAGGAGCACAGGATCCCTGAGTCCCGCATGGAGGAGCTTCTCTCAAAGGGCTGGGAGCAGGAGAGCGAGCCCGGCAGCTCCCCTTTCCGCCAGTGGCACATCGCCGGCGAGGCATCCCTGAGAGAGGTTGCCTCAGAAGTGGTGGAGCTCCTCGGGCGGGTATACGGTATCCCCCGGGGGCAGGCAATCACCATTGAAGAAGACACGTGGGGCCCGCGGGAAACATCGATAAGCATACCCGGTGAAGGCCTTGTCTCTATCTCTGACGAGGGCCCCTCCCTTTTCTGCCCCTCATGCGGGACACCAAGAAAAGGTGATGACGACTTCTGCGGCGAATGCGGCGAGCGCTTTTCGCCATGA
- a CDS encoding serine hydrolase, with protein sequence MAREKKHHIFLLPLLILIAALTFCCSSERQSLPEAPGPKTPVPSRSVPSPQASSRSDSGLRVEALAMKIGKALEKASREFPGILGVSWRDLSSGVHREIRDTELFPAASVIKVPILVECYHRADEGLMDLDGECTIREEDIVGGSGVVGDRGAGEKYTYRELARLMIVKSDNTASDVLLAKCGMEGVNRRMKGMGLENTVVKRKIFEFEAMDRGLDNMTTPRDMTKLLTVLYKGTDGPSKEIMAVLRGQERRDLIPAGLPPGIPIAHKTGELAGTLLDAGIVYYPGRPYALSLMGREIHDSEQAKRSFAELSGAIYRAVKKEFPQEEKQGDGRKIEHGMQSMEKR encoded by the coding sequence ATGGCCAGAGAAAAAAAACACCATATCTTTCTTTTGCCGCTTCTTATCCTCATTGCAGCGCTGACTTTCTGCTGCAGCTCAGAACGGCAATCCCTGCCGGAGGCCCCCGGCCCGAAGACGCCCGTGCCTTCCCGAAGCGTGCCCTCTCCCCAGGCCTCTTCCCGCTCTGACAGCGGACTGAGGGTCGAAGCCCTTGCGATGAAGATTGGCAAGGCCCTTGAGAAGGCTTCCAGGGAATTTCCCGGCATTCTCGGCGTCTCGTGGCGGGACCTTTCCTCAGGAGTCCACAGGGAGATAAGGGACACGGAGCTGTTCCCGGCGGCAAGCGTGATAAAAGTTCCGATCCTTGTGGAGTGCTATCACCGTGCCGACGAAGGCCTTATGGATCTTGACGGGGAGTGCACCATAAGGGAGGAAGATATCGTGGGAGGCTCGGGGGTGGTAGGCGACAGGGGAGCTGGCGAAAAATACACCTACCGGGAACTGGCCCGCCTCATGATAGTGAAAAGCGACAACACCGCCTCCGATGTGCTCCTTGCGAAATGCGGGATGGAGGGGGTGAATCGCAGAATGAAAGGCATGGGGCTCGAGAACACTGTGGTGAAAAGGAAAATATTTGAGTTTGAGGCTATGGACAGGGGGCTTGACAATATGACGACGCCCCGGGACATGACAAAGCTCCTCACCGTGCTTTATAAAGGGACTGACGGCCCCTCGAAGGAGATTATGGCAGTCCTGCGGGGCCAGGAGCGGAGGGATCTCATCCCGGCCGGCCTTCCTCCGGGGATTCCCATAGCCCACAAAACCGGCGAGCTCGCCGGAACCCTGCTGGACGCAGGCATTGTCTATTACCCCGGGAGGCCCTATGCCCTTTCCCTCATGGGCAGGGAAATCCATGACTCAGAGCAGGCGAAAAGAAGCTTTGCCGAATTGTCTGGCGCCATATACCGCGCGGTAAAAAAGGAATTCCCCCAGGAGGAGAAACAAGGTGACGGCAGGAAGATTGAGCATGGCATGCAGAGTATGGAAAAGAGGTGA